The sequence below is a genomic window from Felis catus isolate Fca126 chromosome A2, F.catus_Fca126_mat1.0, whole genome shotgun sequence.
ATGCTAAGTCTGGCCATGGGGTTAAGGTGGTAGCTACCACATCTCTCCATTGTACGTTGCATCCTCCCCTTTGCAATGATCGGTTACTTTGTAAAGTGATACTTAGGTGCACATGACACATTTTCCTGTCATCcttttcactgacttattttgatACCCAGTTTTGATTAATGGGGCTTTGTAGGAACtctgatatttgtattttttacaagCTGCAAGTGATTCTGATAGATTCTAATCAGGATCCTTTGTTGACACAGAAAACACCTCACACTAGCTCAAGGTTAAAAACGGGTCATTAGCAAGACACAGGGAGGCTGTCCTGGAGCCCAGCTGCAGGATGTATGGCTGGCTTAATCAGAACTGAACATTGTACAGAGGCTCCTCTTCTGgaactctttctctgcctccttctgcaAATTTGCTACTTCATTCTCTCAATAGAATGCCTTCATTAAtgctctcagtttctccttccCCATAATAGGTTCATGTAAGGCTATAGGCAGGCTCCAAGCCTCTTAGCTATCTGGGTGACATAACTCAAATTCTGTCTGCAGAGAATCTGGCTTAACTCAGGGAGCTGTCCATCAGCAGTGGCTTATGGAGCAGAACCCTACACATTCCAGCAGGGGTTGGGAGAGCTTAGGAGGGCAAAGGGTAGGGGGTCCTAATAGAGGCATGACTAAGACTCCCTGACTCCACAGGGTTACTAATCCCAGGGGTTCTGTGACTTTCTAGGTACTGATTCAGGCTTCTCGAGCCAGACCCTTTAGAGAACAGAGATGGGCTCCCTGTTTCTCAACCCAGAAATTAATTCCATCCATCTCTGTCCTGATTCCTTCTGGGTTTAGGATTCCAGCACCACTGTCTGAACAGGCCTCatctcctcttctttcccacaGCCTGCCGTGGAGGTACCCCAGTATGTGGGTATCCGACTCCTAGTAGAGGGCTCCACCATCAAGAAGCCCCTGGCAATGTGTCACCGGCGGATGGGGGTCCGCCCAGCACTCCCTCACCTGCTGACCCAGCGAGCCTCTGGGGAAGGCAAGGATTTGGGGACTGTTACTCACAGGTCAGCTCCTAGGAAGGTTGCTGGGGCCAGGAGCCTGGGGCACACTGAGAAGCCAGACTCCACTGCCACCACCTCGGCCCCCggaaaggggaagaaagtcaAGGCGAAATGTGCCTCGGCCCTGGTCTACCCCAATCTCCGGAAGTGGGAACCCCCCAGCACCAGGATGGGCTGCATTTTCACCATGACCTTTGCTAGTGGGGACAGGCAACCCCACCCCTTGAACAGATTGCCATTGAGTCTGAAGAACCCCCAAGCCCTGGGTAAGACCATTCCCCCAAAACACCCCAAGGTCCCAAGGCAATTTCTTCCTGCTCTCCAAGCCCCTCCTAACCACCTAGATTTGCAACCCCACCGTAGCCCCACCAAAAAGACACCAGTAGCAAGTAAAAGCCATCActtacaaagtattttctaaaaatgtgtgaCCAAATGAGTATCGTTCCCTCCAAAATAGTCACCCTGCAAGGTAGTGGTActtattcacagattccaggacTCAGTCCCAGGTCCATCTCTCTTCAGAGCCCAAGCTTTTCCTGCAGCGGTATTCTGCCATTGCCTCCATGCAAAGTTGCCCCTGGGGGAAAGGAGCTAATAGTTGTTCAGCACTTAACAACTTACACTGTGCCGCTACCCAACCAGCTCCTTTAGTCCTTACAACCTAGCGAGGTAGGTgctatcatccccattttccagcCGAGGTATCAGGAAGTTTAAGGAAGCTGCCTGAGGTTGCACATCTCagaaggggcagagctgggatgcagACCCAGGTCTGTTGGGCTCTAAACCCTGTGTTCTTCCCATGGCCTCTGGAGGAGGAACTGGGAGGGCTCCATTTGCCATCTCACACCCcagccctcctcttcccccactctCCACCCTCCACGCACACCTTGAGGGGCTGCTGATCAGCCTTGGGGCCTCCCCAGGCCCTCACAGCCCCTCTTGCTCCCACAGCCCCTTACCACTTCCCCAGCCTTCACACCAAGGCCGGGCTGCCTTCTCATGTGCTCCGATCCCAGGGGCGGGTCCTCAGACTGCAGCGCAGCAAGTTGGTGGGCTCTAAGGCCCTGTCAACCACAGGCAAGGCCTTGATGACTCTACCTACCACCAAGGTTTTGATTTCCTTTCCACCTAACCCTGAGCTCAAGTTGGCATCCAGCGTCCTGAAACCAAGAAAGGTGGGCCTTGAGCCGTGACTCACACCCTGGTGGGCAGTGCTGAATACTGGGGTTAGGGCTGGAGGGCATAGGCAAGGGCAGCTCCCTGACTAGCTGGAGCCCCAAGGGAAGGGCTTTTTTCCTCAGAACCCCCTTCCTGAACAGATTTCCTGAtcatctcttcctccctcttcccccctttcACACCGAGGCTGTTGCTCCCCAGCACCTTCGTGGTCCCTGTCCGGGAAGTTCCTTGTGGCCTCTACCCTTCGAAGTTGGAAATCTTCCTAGCACCCACAGAAAGATCAAGGCCAAAGGCAAGTTCAAGGCCAGACTCTGTGACAGACCCAAGGCTGAGACATGCCTCATGAAGACAGCCTTCCAGGACCCCTGTCCTTGATCAGTGCATACCAGGGTCTAGGGAGCATGGGGGACGTGAGGCTACAGAAGCCCTTGCTTTAATCCTCACTGCCCCTATCCTGGGTGCAGTGCCAAATAAAAAGGAGCAAGTGAAGTATCCTGGGCTTGGCTCCATTCCTATTGGAGGTTGAAGAGAGGGTAGGCTAAGGCCCTGTACCCCAAGGTCCAGAGTGATTGCTACAGGCCATCAGCAACCTTCCACAAAGCAAGGGCCAGAATTCCCTCACTAGCGACAGATATGGGGCTTCCTATTCGGGGACTCCCTGACATCTCTGACCTTTGGATGGGGGGATAAgcctcactttatagatgaggaaacttatAGATGAATCTGAATGAGAGACAtggcttgcccaagatcatatgGCAGTGAGAAAACTAGGACACACTGCCAGACTGCTCACCACTGGGAGATCCCCAGTCTCCAAGCCCAGGGGAGAAGCTGGGCTAGCAGCAGAGTGACATCTAAGGGTGTTAGATTTATAACGTAAGATGAAAGAAGGATGAACCTTGCCTAAACCCAGCCCTTCTCCAGAGGGAGTGGGTCTGTCCCTTCCTTAGCAAGGGGCCATGGTTGCCTAAAAAGGAAATATCAGtagtattttagtatttcttagttgtagtgggttgaatggtaGTCTTCCCTACACCCAAAGATATATCTGCTAGGAAACTGTGAataactttatttggaaaaaaagtctttgtcaatgtgattaagttaaagatcttgagatgagagtactctggattatccaggtggaccctaaatccaatgacaagtgtctttataagagTCAGAAGACACAGACACTGGAAGGCcgtgtgaagatggaggcaggcTGGTGTGATACAGCCACAAGTCAAGGcttggagccaccagaagctgaaagaggaaaggaaggattcACCCCTAGAGGCGTCAGAGGGCACAGCCCTGTTGACAACTTGATTTCAGACTGGCCTCCAGACAGATCTATGACAAAattgatttctgttgttttaagccactcgggtgtggtaatttgttatagcagtcctaggaaactaacaAGACTAGTCAAATGGAGATACATATACTCTGATCCAGCAACTCTTGCATAACCGAACCAGGAAATGCATACAAGTGAGTTTACACCACTGTTGTGCCAATAGCCGAATGACCTGTCTGTTAACAGCAGAATGGATAGACTGGTGTGGCCATGCAGTGGAATTCAAACCCACACCATACATCACAGATGCATTTCACAGCGTGGAACAAGAACAAATCACAAAAGAACATACACAGCATGACTCCATTTATGGAAACACCAAAGTCGGGCAAAACGAAGTGTATTGTTTAGGGATGCATATGTATGTGGAAAACCTTAACAAGACAAGCAAGGGAAACTCCCATGTCAGGATAGGGTTTCCAACCTAGATGAACAATAGAACCCCTTGGGGAACTTAAAAAATTGATGCCAGGATCTCCGGCCCAGACTGCTTAAATTGGTATCTTTGGGGTGCAGAATCACAGGGAGGGTACAGCGCTTTTTTAAAGCTTcctgagagggaggaggagggggttcTACTGTGGGACCAGGGTTGAGAACTACTGCCCTAATAAGGAATAAGAGGCATGTTTCTGTTTCGTGCCCTGAGTGGTGGTTATATGGGTGTCACTTTGTAATTCTTTAAATCACAGAGATGTTTATGTACTCGTTGTATGTTtgatatatttcagttttttactATAAAAGATCTGAGATCTTCATTTCAATATGAAATCCACagagtagtcagattcatagGGATAAAGGAGAATGGGGGCTACTAGCGGATGGGAAGTCAGTATTTAATGGGGCAGAGCTTCAGTTCTGTAAGATGATGTGATTGCACAACagtgtaaatgtacttaatgccactgaactgttcacttaaaaatggttaaaatggtaaattttgctATGTGTAtgttatcacaattaaaaaaaccaaacatttccTCCCAGCTAGAATTGGGACAGAAACAGCCAAataaaaagaccacatattgAACTCAGCAGAAAGCGTGCTCCATGATACTCAGTTTCTTAGCAAATCTTCAAAACCATactatgaggtaggtacttttATTAATGCACGTCCAAAGAGATGAAGTCATTTGCCTAACACCATGCAGCAGGTGGCCTAGGCAGGCTTTGATCTTAGGTGTGTCCGAATGCAGAGCCCAGGATCTTAAAGCGAGGCCTTACTGCATGTTGAGTACTGACCTCATTCTCCTCAGGCCTCATCGTAGGTTCatctcccaccccatccccactgcTTTCCAGCAGAAACAAAAGGAACAGAAGGAGCATTATTGTTGGTGGAGCCCCAAGCACTGTAGGGTCCTGGAGAAATAAGAGGGCAAGGGTGCCAGAAGCTTCATGGGGGCCTCCCCGGGCCTCATGCCTGGAAGATGGAGACAATGCAGGTGGAGATGCAAGGGCAGTTGGGCAGCCTGGGAGGGGGTCAGGCAGAGGCGTCTGAGGAGGGCTTCATCCGGGACCTGGGGTGGGAGAGGCATGTCAGCATTCAGCCAGGTTGAGTGCCAACAGCTCTAACCAAAATGTGAGTAAGGCAAagacttcctccctctctcccccgctcCATGTCCATAATTTGTTATTCACttcctctacacacacacacacacacacacacacacacacaatcatgcTATGGCAGAGACTGGGTAGGGTTCACTAAATCAGTTTCCACCTGTGCACACAGGTAAACATTTCTGAGTCCCTCTTGCAGTTTGGTGAGGCCATATGATAGTTTTAGCCAATGGAACAGGAGTGCAAGCATATGCCACTTCCAGACTTGGCCCACGAACACCTCCCACGTGAACCCGCACTGTCCTGTCTCCCTTCATCTGGCTGCATAGCAATGGCCTGGGTCCTGAGTGACTGCTTGGAGTAAAgctcacccaccccacccccattaattatatttaatgtggAGGGAAATTACTGTGCTAAGACTCTGGCACTTTGGGGTTACTGTGTTAAAGCAGATAGTTACCctaacacacgcacacatacaccaCTACTTTTATCCCTTATACCAAAGAGACCCAAAGGACAGCTGACTTAGAAGGGCCTTGAGAAACTGGCCCTTCAATAAGTTAAATTTCCTTATTGAACAGATGGGTGGCAGAATGAGGCCCAAGAGAGGGGATGTTACTTGctcagggccacacagcaagATAGGGCTACAGATAGCCTTGGAAGCCAAGAGGGCTACCTCAGTCCCAAATTTCATAGCTAATGTCTGAAGGTGCTGCCCATCCCCCGAAATGGCAGGTAGGTAGGCTTGGGTACCTGTCTTTGGGGCTTGGTGCTCTCTGCTGGCAGTAGGAAGCGCTGACCCAGGACAGTGCCCACGCGGGCAGAATATGTGTGATCCCCGAGCACAGGGCAGAGCTGTAGTACCATGTGTACCTGGAGCTGACTGGGGAACACTGGGGGACAGGAGAGAGATGACAGGGTGGGCAGCTGCTCTATCTGCCCCACCCAGGTTCATCACTCCCCCTTTCCTCTGGGAAAACAACACCACTCCGCTCCCATTCCCAGATCATGTGGTTTCAGTGACGTCAATGCTACTGCTCCTACCTCCAGAGCAGGGTGAAAGACCAGGTCAGGACAGTCCTATCAATCCACCTGGCCTGTGGGATTCGCTTGTGAAGAGATACAACCCTGAATTTACTGCTGAAGCTACTGGAAACAAGGAATGCTCTTTCCTGTGAGGGTGCTAAACTGGTGGGGTGCAGGTCAGGAGCTGCTGGAGCCCTGGCCATCTCTACCTTCACCACAGGATAGCCTGTGGGAGAAATGAGCCGACATGCCCGAggcaagaagaaatggagaaacagcTTCCAGAGGACGTCCTCTGAGCCTCTTGATCCAGGAACACCTAAACTTAAGTTGTATGAACCAATACATTCCCTGTTTTTGGCTGACACCAATTTGAACAAGTTTTTGGGAAACTGACAACCAAAAGTACCTTGACAAATACAGAATTGGGGGGCTGTGTGCTAGGCATGGTACAAAATGCTTTACTTATGtaaacttatttaatcctcatgacagcCCTATAAAGCAGATCCTATCATCATTCCCATCTTACACATaggaaaactgaagctcaaagagaAGTGACTTGCCTCCCACCAtaagctaggattcaaacccaggagctATACTCTGCTTCCATGTCCGGCAATATGGTGAACTGGATAATCTAAAAACCCTtttgctgggtgcctgggtggttcagttagttaagcatccaactcttgatttcggctcaggtcatgatctcacagttcatgggttcaagccccatatatgacagtgcagagcctgcttgggattctctctctgcccctctcacactctctctctcaaaccaaataaacttaaaaaaaagtttaaaaaccctCTTGCTATAAACCACCTAGAAACACcagaaaaatagaacaatcaTCCTTTTAAATATGCATCTGGGCATATAGGAAAGTAAGATCCCAAGACCAAAACCAGGGGAAAACAAATCCAGAGCACACAGAGCCAACGTTTCACCTATTCTAGGGATACTGCCAATCTTGAGTATCCAGGGCCCTTGGGGTTAAGTAGCTACCCAGGGGCCAGGGGTGAGGCCTTAGTACCCAAATGAAATACTAGAGGGGCTACATCTCCAGTGATGGGGTGGACTAGGAGCAAAAGCCAGTCAACGGTAGATAAGTGGGGAATGAGAAAGTTTCCCCTGAGAATTCGCAACCATGAGCCTGCTCTCACAcaggtgtggggctcaaattaaCACTACTTGAGTGATCTGTGAACTTCCAACGGAGACAATATTTAGAGAGATCCTGAACTAGTGACAGCCCTGGGGCATTTGACAGAAGCAAAGGCAGAACCTCTCCCGAGGGGCTTATCTACAGTGAGGCAACAAAAGACTTCCAAAGATAAAGGCCTAGCTggacttgaattcacaatccTAAATCACAGAGCAATGAGAAAACCATTCACCAAGTATTAGAGTCAGCATGAAACATCACAGGATTAGACCCTCCAGAATGTTAGCcaatgaaaatatagaaatacaacatacAAGTGTGTTTAACATggttaaagacaaaaaataacaattgagaaaaaaaagatgctatatatttttaaaggccatttttatttgtaaaacaaccAAATAGAACTTCTAGAAGTGAAAAATACAGCCAATGGATAGGTTGAACTGGCAGATTAGATCCAATTGAAGAGAAAACTATtcacctggaagacagagctaaAGAAATTACCCAGAATGCAACAAggattaagaaatgaaaaatatgaaagaaaagagacCAAGCAAGGAGAATGAGAAGGTCAGACACATCTCTTAGGCAtacaaaaggaagagaatagagaaaatgcAAGAGGTGCAAcactggaagagagaaagaacattccaggatGGATGAAATATATTAATGTTCAGACTCAggtgaatcccaagcaagataaAACTAAACCCACATACCTATCAGATTTGGCATCGTGAAACCACAGaacaccaaagacaaagaaaagatccTGAGAtcagtatgaaaaaaataataagatgagCTACAAAGGAATGACCACCAGACTGACAGAAGTGCTACCTCCTCCAGATGGGCCTGATTACCTACCCCTGGGGTCCCTCAAATGCTCCCCAGGCTTCCATTAACACCACCACCTTCTTTCCATCCCCCTTGCCTCCTCCAGCCAAATAGAGGTACGAAGGCTGGCTGGGGCTCCAGACCCACCTGTCAGTGGCTGCAGTTGGACCAAGGCACAGCCAGAGCCCATGGCCACCACATGGAAGTGGCTGAGGGTCCTCTTGACACCTTCTTGGAAGTCTTTTCGGGATGGGGACTTCACTGGAATTACCTGTGGTGTCAGCCCCCAAGAATGAACAAGCTTCACACACACCTGGCACCTAAGCCCAGACCTTCGCTGCTGCTAATAGACAGGGCCATAGTATAAGTAGTGGTTACTTGCCTGTTTTAGGGGACAGGagagccagccccccccccaagtctctACCCTTGATTCCTCTGTAGGGATAATATATTTGGAGAGTCCCCTTCTGCTCCCTGCCAGACCATGACTCACAAGATCAACGCCATCAATGTGTTCCAGTTTCAAAGCTGCTTGGATCTTCCCCTCAGAAGTAGCTGGGATCCCATCAGTGACAGCACTAagaaagaggcaggaagaggTCACAGAGTGGCTTGCCAGGACCTCCCTACTGCCATGGGAGCCTCCCAGCACCACTCACCAGTAGGTGGCTGTGGGCCTCTGGGCTCTCCGTGAGTAGATGAAGAACTTTTGGAGGCGGCTGGCTGTCTGAGGACAACTGGAGAGGAGTACAAGCCCAGAGGTCTCTCTGGAGAAAGAGGATAAATCACAAAATTGAAGTCCCTTGGGCTCACCCCCAAAAAAGGGAGCATGCTTGGGAAGGCACACTGGCCTGCTTAAGGCAAAGCAATCACACCAGAACTATAACTCAAGACCTCCTCCTGAGAAACAAGAAAGACGTTCTCATGTTTGATACTAAGACTACATAATTTAATGTGCTCATTTTGCCCTGGTCCCCAAGGAGCTCAGAGCCAAATGTCATAACAATTACCCCCACTGCTGAATgtctacaatgtgccaggcattacAGTAGGAATTCTGTGTATAATAGCTCATAAATAATTAAATTCCCCACAAGCCTACGAGtttgtggaatttcagaaatatttcatcCAAGTACCGGCTCTAGTTGATAGCAGTTTTAGAGGAAAGAATATCATGGGTCAATGAGCAATGCCTGCCATGATTATGGTATTGGAGAAGTGACTGCACGCTGAGCATAGGTATGATtagctctattttattattaagggaactgaggctcagtgagttTTCATGCTTTGCCTGTGATCACAgtttggatttgaacccagatctgttcactccctccttttccttgcatccttcctctgtgctcccaaACCAGCCTGTGGAAAATGTCTCGACCTACTCCCAAGCAAGTGTTCCCTCACCCAAGATGGATACCTGTCCTCCTACATTCCTATCACCGCCCCCACCATCACTTACTTCCCAGATGCTTGCACAACCTGGAGTTCCTGATCCCCAAGCCCCAGGGACTGGCTCAGCTCTGGCAGCACTGAGAACAATGTCAACTCTCCTGGTTTTCCTGGGGggacaaaaaaggaaggaaaagtacaAGTTGCTCTCAGAGGCCTTGGGCTTTATCCCACTGACCCGTTCTCTTCAGTAGCCCCTCCCTCAGAACCTTCAAACCCTCTTTCACTACATCCCCATCCCCTGCCCGTACCTGTCACTGGTAGACCCGGTGGCTTATTCAATGTCACTAGAGGTCCTAAAACATATATTACATGAGCATGAGCAACACAAAAGCAGCAGTTAGAGTTTATAAAGTACTTTCTCAATTCATCTTATCTTGTGACCCCACTACAACTCTCAGACCTGAGTTATCAACTACACCCTAAACTGAACTTCTGTCCTTCGCATATGCTAAGCTAGTTGCCACCTTAGGCTTTTATACTTGCTGTCCCAGATTTTCACATGTCTGACTCTTTCATATCATCTCAGCTCAAATGTTGCCACCACAGAGAGGCCTGACTCCCCAACCTAATGTCTGCCACATGGTCATAATACCCTGTTTTATTCATAGCACTGATCACTAGTAAGTACTTTGTTCACTTATTTCCTGATGAATCCATTTCTGCCACTAAAATATTAGCTCCCTGGGAGCAGGAACCATATTTATCTTGTTCAGCACTGTATAcctgtgcctagaacagtgcctggaacaaaaCCTCTACTCAATAAACAGTTGAGAGAATTAACAAATC
It includes:
- the RPUSD3 gene encoding mitochondrial mRNA pseudouridine synthase RPUSD3 isoform X5 — its product is MRTVLAREMGGCSVLGRICGVWRRRPGVRAVPKAPGFDTEAGHQLRPRGSSKWSRPLGGQPFPGLLQLENLSREELVDVLRAAVVDQKGPLVTLNKPPGLPVTGKPGELTLFSVLPELSQSLGLGDQELQVVQASGKETSGLVLLSSCPQTASRLQKFFIYSRRAQRPTATYCAVTDGIPATSEGKIQAALKLEHIDGVDLVIPVKSPSRKDFQEGVKRTLSHFHVVAMGSGCALVQLQPLTGPG
- the RPUSD3 gene encoding mitochondrial mRNA pseudouridine synthase RPUSD3 isoform X1; its protein translation is MRTVLAREMGGCSVLGRICGVWRRRPGVRAVPKAPGFDTEAGHQLRPRGSSKWSRPLGGQPFPGLLQLENLSREELVDVLRAAVVDQKGPLVTLNKPPGLPVTGKPGELTLFSVLPELSQSLGLGDQELQVVQASGKETSGLVLLSSCPQTASRLQKFFIYSRRAQRPTATYCAVTDGIPATSEGKIQAALKLEHIDGVDLQQRRSGLRCQVCVKLVHSWGLTPQVIPVKSPSRKDFQEGVKRTLSHFHVVAMGSGCALVQLQPLTVFPSQLQVHMVLQLCPVLGDHTYSARVGTVLGQRFLLPAESTKPQRQVPDEALLRRLCLTPSQAAQLPLHLHLHCLHLPGMRPGEAPMKLLAPLPSYFSRTLQCLGLHQQ
- the RPUSD3 gene encoding mitochondrial mRNA pseudouridine synthase RPUSD3 isoform X2, which encodes MRTVLAREMGGCSVLGRICGVWRRRPGVRAVPKAPGFDTEAGHQLRPRGSSKWSRPLGGQPFPGLLQLENLSREELVDVLRAAVVDQKGKPGELTLFSVLPELSQSLGLGDQELQVVQASGKETSGLVLLSSCPQTASRLQKFFIYSRRAQRPTATYCAVTDGIPATSEGKIQAALKLEHIDGVDLQQRRSGLRCQVCVKLVHSWGLTPQVIPVKSPSRKDFQEGVKRTLSHFHVVAMGSGCALVQLQPLTVFPSQLQVHMVLQLCPVLGDHTYSARVGTVLGQRFLLPAESTKPQRQVPDEALLRRLCLTPSQAAQLPLHLHLHCLHLPGMRPGEAPMKLLAPLPSYFSRTLQCLGLHQQ
- the RPUSD3 gene encoding mitochondrial mRNA pseudouridine synthase RPUSD3 isoform X4; the encoded protein is MRTVLAREMGGCSVLGRICGVWRRRPGVRAVPKAPGFDTEAGHQLRPRGSSKWSRPLGGQPFPGLLQLENLSREELVDVLRAAVVDQKGKPGELTLFSVLPELSQSLGLGDQELQVVQASGKETSGLVLLSSCPQTASRLQKFFIYSRRAQRPTATYCAVTDGIPATSEGKIQAALKLEHIDGVDLVIPVKSPSRKDFQEGVKRTLSHFHVVAMGSGCALVQLQPLTVFPSQLQVHMVLQLCPVLGDHTYSARVGTVLGQRFLLPAESTKPQRQVPDEALLRRLCLTPSQAAQLPLHLHLHCLHLPGMRPGEAPMKLLAPLPSYFSRTLQCLGLHQQ
- the RPUSD3 gene encoding mitochondrial mRNA pseudouridine synthase RPUSD3 isoform X3, whose amino-acid sequence is MRTVLAREMGGCSVLGRICGVWRRRPGVRAVPKAPGFDTEAGHQLRPRGSSKWSRPLGGQPFPGLLQLENLSREELVDVLRAAVVDQKGPLVTLNKPPGLPVTGKPGELTLFSVLPELSQSLGLGDQELQVVQASGKETSGLVLLSSCPQTASRLQKFFIYSRRAQRPTATYCAVTDGIPATSEGKIQAALKLEHIDGVDLVIPVKSPSRKDFQEGVKRTLSHFHVVAMGSGCALVQLQPLTVFPSQLQVHMVLQLCPVLGDHTYSARVGTVLGQRFLLPAESTKPQRQVPDEALLRRLCLTPSQAAQLPLHLHLHCLHLPGMRPGEAPMKLLAPLPSYFSRTLQCLGLHQQ